The following are from one region of the Deltaproteobacteria bacterium genome:
- a CDS encoding ASKHA domain-containing protein, whose amino-acid sequence MPTITFFPSGVTVQAESGENLLRVAMKAGIHVNASCGGAGVCNKCKVFVESGEVAGERLPDGGWKACVTTALTDVTVRIPVESEMDRKALARPLARHAASWAEVAGDAARLRIHPPVEKISITLPAPTLHDNVSDLERLKRELAQGRLQDVAIDIDSEVLAHLPESLRTGDWTVTVNLMEGARQDQRRLIRVEPGAASEGHLGVAVDIGTTTVSVELVDLATGKVLSAASDYNPQVSYGEDVISRMEFARRDGGLEILQTGIVKCLDRLIQEVLAASGFGASSLSLVSIAANTVMTHFLLGLETRYLRSDPYCPVATHFPPVRARDLGLDVPNHVRVFLAPCVASYVGGDITAGVVGVGMHARPELTLFIDIGTNGEIVLGNADWMACAACSAGPAFEGGGIRHGMRATTGAVEVVRIHPETWEPMVLVIGGKKAKGICGSGIISLLAGLFTAGALDQQGKFRRDKKTARIRSGRDGWEYVVIFGAETATGQDIVFTEADVENLIRAKGAMFAGYLTLVESVGMGLDDIERVILAGNFGSYLDLDQAITIGLLPDLPRERFFYAGNSSLLGARAAALSWPMSKVMATVANMMTHFELSNSPKFMDHYVSSLFLPHTDLSLFPSVTLPG is encoded by the coding sequence ATGCCGACGATCACCTTCTTCCCTTCAGGGGTTACGGTCCAGGCGGAGTCTGGGGAAAATCTCCTCCGCGTCGCCATGAAGGCAGGCATCCACGTGAACGCCTCCTGTGGAGGCGCGGGTGTCTGCAACAAATGCAAGGTCTTTGTGGAATCCGGAGAGGTAGCGGGCGAACGCCTCCCGGACGGTGGCTGGAAGGCCTGTGTCACCACTGCCCTTACGGATGTCACCGTCAGGATCCCAGTGGAATCGGAGATGGACAGGAAGGCCCTTGCCCGGCCCCTGGCAAGGCACGCGGCCTCCTGGGCCGAGGTCGCTGGGGATGCTGCACGCCTTCGTATACATCCTCCTGTGGAGAAGATCTCGATAACCCTTCCTGCTCCCACCCTTCATGACAACGTGAGCGATCTCGAACGCCTGAAGAGGGAACTGGCCCAGGGTAGGCTTCAGGATGTGGCCATAGATATCGACAGTGAGGTCCTTGCCCATCTGCCCGAAAGCCTTCGCACCGGGGACTGGACAGTGACAGTAAATCTCATGGAGGGGGCACGTCAGGACCAGCGGCGTCTCATACGGGTGGAGCCTGGGGCAGCGAGCGAAGGACATCTGGGCGTGGCAGTGGACATCGGCACGACCACGGTCTCTGTTGAGCTCGTGGATCTTGCGACCGGCAAGGTCCTTTCCGCGGCATCGGATTACAACCCACAAGTGAGCTACGGAGAGGATGTCATATCTCGTATGGAGTTCGCCCGCAGGGACGGGGGGCTCGAAATTCTCCAGACCGGGATCGTGAAGTGCCTTGACAGGCTCATCCAGGAGGTCCTTGCAGCCTCCGGCTTTGGTGCGTCGTCTCTAAGCCTCGTTTCCATCGCGGCGAACACGGTTATGACCCATTTCCTCCTCGGCCTGGAAACCCGCTACCTCCGCTCGGATCCATACTGCCCGGTTGCCACCCATTTTCCCCCTGTTCGGGCCCGGGACCTGGGGCTCGACGTCCCGAACCACGTGCGGGTCTTTCTTGCCCCGTGTGTGGCGAGCTACGTGGGAGGAGACATCACCGCCGGTGTCGTTGGGGTCGGCATGCACGCCCGACCCGAACTCACACTTTTCATCGACATCGGGACGAACGGGGAGATCGTCCTGGGAAACGCCGACTGGATGGCCTGCGCTGCCTGCTCGGCAGGGCCTGCCTTCGAAGGCGGCGGCATCAGGCACGGAATGCGGGCGACCACCGGGGCTGTGGAGGTGGTAAGGATCCATCCAGAAACGTGGGAGCCCATGGTGCTCGTGATCGGGGGGAAAAAGGCCAAAGGCATCTGCGGCTCCGGAATCATCAGCCTCCTTGCCGGACTCTTTACCGCTGGCGCCCTGGACCAACAGGGGAAATTCCGGCGGGACAAAAAGACGGCCCGCATACGATCCGGGAGGGACGGCTGGGAGTACGTGGTGATCTTTGGTGCGGAGACGGCGACCGGCCAGGACATCGTCTTCACTGAGGCAGACGTGGAAAACCTCATTCGGGCCAAGGGGGCCATGTTTGCGGGATATCTCACCCTCGTGGAGTCCGTCGGCATGGGCCTTGATGACATCGAACGGGTGATACTTGCCGGAAATTTCGGCAGTTATCTGGATCTGGATCAGGCAATCACTATCGGTCTCCTGCCGGATCTACCCAGGGAGCGGTTCTTCTACGCAGGGAATTCATCCCTTCTCGGCGCCCGCGCCGCAGCCCTTTCCTGGCCCATGTCAAAGGTCATGGCGACCGTAGCCAACATGATGACCCATTTCGAGTTGAGCAACAGCCCGAAGTTCATGGACCACTATGTCTCATCCCTCTTTCTTCCCCACACAGACCTCAGCCTTTTTCCTTCAGTGACCCTTCCTGGGTGA